Within the Plasmodium vivax scf_4767 genomic scaffold, whole genome shotgun sequence genome, the region attcctatgaaaattatattttatagtGTGTACATATTGTTATGTTAATTTAGATTTCGTAATAATACGTTCTATACATTACTAATTAATTATTAGTATAATTTACAAGTGTAAATTTTTCACTATCtatagtataatttttatagtagcaaaatgtttatttaattgaaagaaaattatgtaataagTATGTGTTGCATATTGGAGCTAAAAACCTCGTTagttttatgaaaaatatcttttataataaattaaatttaataaaattatattataacatgTATTATGTATCTCATAAATTATGTgttttcataaatatttctcttttttatcctattataaaaatttccttttattttgattaatattatgattcaaggaaaaataaaaatagcataaaaaaaaattattaatatataaatatacttaaatGCATTtgatttaataattttttattattaaatgataCACTAATTTTTAACACTTGTATAGTTTTATCATTTATCTCTTCAGAACAATTGAACtacaattatttttgattagttttattaattaatagtAACGAAATggaatataataatattttcgatatatatttttttatataattgagaagaataataatattaaagtATGATTACTTTTTATCCATGCATAGTCATGCATATTATTGTGTTAATGTTTATTTCACACGactttatttattcatttaaattttcatcatataagTACATAATAGATAAATAGTatataaggaaaataaaaataattttgtgtaTAATCTACACAGTTATTATGAagataataattttgaaagtaaaatatatccgataataaattattataaattaaataaattatgacCTAAATCAAAAAGATCTGATTTGGGATTTATGTAAACGTTTAGTAATTGaatattttaactttttcaaaaattaattattttatgatataatacTACCCTGtatattgtataaaaatatatatgctcAAATCTCTATTCACTCCACATTAGTTATATTTTGTGTTCActataaatgtaatttattataaaataattattttttattactgtAATTCTTTTCTTCGTGAAATTATTAAGTTCAtaaatttgaatatttttcaaatgaatttattacttttaaaataaattatatataacgtgttaaaaaaatataagcgaaatattaatgaaaaataaattaatccATTTTTTGGTACTCTATCTTTTAACATGttctaaaataaaatttgaaagttcagaattataatattatgattatttatgtttctaatatttttataaatgcatcatttattttgaaaaataaatgttttataaaatgtaatgaaaatattataatttttattattatatgtttcGTGAATGTACAGCCTCTTTCATTTGAATATAAATAGtatattttccaaatataaaaaaaggagtcatGCTTTTATGATACAACTTCTCcagcatatacattttacatatatgttattttaaaaaatactgTAGTTTCACAATAAAAATGttctaattatatttattttacattttttacagaGTACatcatttaaaatattttatgctacattttcctttaatatggatatttatttttaataacaacttaataatttataaatatatattaggataacatattatattcctatattattaaatattatggGATTTATTTATGAATCATAAGCATTGCATAAAAAACATgtaatatgcatatttaataAACCACTATAATATTCCTTATATGCAAtataatggaaaaaattagtaaTAACTCTAAATGCTCAAAATAAAGTACTTGGcatgcatttaaaaataatgtgaaatattgataatataaagaaaattatataataaaactcATATATTACAGAAGGAAACATATATAAGTGAacgtacataaaaaataattaatattgcACGTTTATAATTAATAGGAACCGGGTTAAGTTTACGTTTTATTCATCATGTAATTTGCAtacattgaaaaaaaattaataattttttaaatagttcattttttatgttgatTCATTataggttaaaaaaataatattatatgtgaTATTTAagtgtttaaaaattaatgtggGGTATTATTTGAAGAGACCGATAATATCAAGAATGTGTGGattatttaagaaaaataatatggataaataattacatttatcaaatgatataaaaatataatgtaaatcTATGAATTAagagaaataatatatattaaaaattgaataatttttaacgtATGTCCATATATTTAAGATTAGCAATTATGGGAACCAGGTTAAGTTTTAGGGTTCGAACTTTATGGgtattattataacatataaatgattatatatgtattaatatcattttggtagttatttatgtaatataacatatatattttagtaataatgaatgatatatattttataactttgTACATGTAAGAATGTATAACTTTCAGTTTATTGAactgtaaaaattatattaacaaaaaggtaaaaattgggaaattatattatgctaattttttatgaaatttacTGCTATATCAGtgtaattaataatatgtatataataatgttcaataaattacattataCGTGGCTATAATGAAATTCCTTATGAGGGATTTAATGggtaaaaatagaaataaagaTGTCATATATAaggaatgaaaataaatttattatatttttaattaaagtATTCATCTTaatagttttttatttttattttttttaatattgcttttgtatgtatattttgattttatcCCCATTAATGCATATGTACGTtctatttatgttttttatatatcaatataattgttttttcatcaaaaaattTCTGCTTGATGAtagattttttattaaattgatgttattattttgtattaaaaaCATTACGCTGGATGGTATCCAATATAATGTTCCTCTCCTGGATATGGATTAAATGGTTCTGATGCATAATCGTATAATCTAAAGTCTCCTCCATTTATATTACTCATATTGTTATTGTTCCATCCAAGTCCATTGCGTATCATGCCTCCTAAGGGTGTAAacttgtatataaaaaaacaatataaaatatacgtaacatatttatataatatttatggaGATTTGATGAATGATATTAACAAACATATGCAGTTAATTTATGTCaatgaatttatatttactctATATAAAGCGCCAGATGTCATAGTAGTTGCAACTACACCAAGAAGAATATTACCAACATTTTCTACAGTCTTAGGATTTCCACTAAATTTGGGAGCATCGTGAGGCAGCATACGACCGTCTCTCTCTTCTGAGATGGGTTCACTACCTGAAAGTGCTTTTTCTCTTGGTTGACCCCTAGACGCAGCGGCAAGATGTTCtttcattatttcattaGGACAATCAGAATGTGGTAGTACTATGTCTGGATCGTATTGTTTACATTTGGCATAAAAATCGGGACATTTCTTTGTATCCCCTAAAAGACAAGGTTCcttaaaatgattatatagTGATCTCTTGCTTTCTACATATTTATAGAATTCTTTGCACCTTTGTTTATAACCTACAAGAGTTTTACTAAGTGCAGAATAATCAacataatattcatatagttcctttctttttttccagtcATTATAAAGAACAAGCTCAAAAATAGGTCTACATGTTTTATTCTTAGGTTTTTTTAGTTTAACATCAATAAAATCAGTCCATAATTGTTGAAGTTCTCCGTAAGctatattaacataattttcGCCTTTAGTTTTCAAAATATCATATAACTTACTATATACCCAGAAACTTAAAAGCATACAAACATCAtactcatcatttttatttattgatATTTTATCAGattctaaaaattttaaaagttttgcacaaatttttttagctttaATATCCTCCTGAAAAGAACTTATTGTTTCACAATTCGGAAAGTATTCTTTAAAATCTTCTATATCTTCTAGTtgattgtaaaaatattgtgaatttaattcatttgaaaatgaaaagaacaaacTCTAAATAAAAGGCAACATACATAAAACTTAAATGGTTAAgttcaaaaataatttattacaaaaatacatatataattaatcatttaaataattgggatgaatataattattcatgATAAAGGAATATTACGCTTATTCTTTCCCAAATATCTTGGCCAGTCATTATAGAATATGcaattaattataatgatttttagattaataaaaattgtaaagaTCTTTCTTCTGTTAAGGAAGACTAGTTAGTAGGACAATATCTTAAAGTATTATGCTTAATTAAAACACAGAATATTTGATTTTATCGTGATAAAAtagataaattatatatatgaactAAATTATCGAATTATGTTTACTCAATAACGTAATTCAAAATGTCTAAAATGAATTGC harbors:
- a CDS encoding variable surface protein Vir14, putative (encoded by transcript PVX_169270A), giving the protein MTGQDIWERISSLFFSFSNELNSQYFYNQLEDIEDFKEYFPNCETISSFQEDIKAKKICAKLLKFLESDKISINKNDEYDVCMLLSFWVYSKLYDILKTKGENYVNIAYGELQQLWTDFIDVKLKKPKNKTCRPIFELVLYNDWKKRKELYEYYVDYSALSKTLVGYKQRCKEFYKYVESKRSLYNHFKEPCLLGDTKKCPDFYAKCKQYDPDIVLPHSDCPNEIMKEHLAAASRGQPREKALSGSEPISEERDGRMLPHDAPKFSGNPKTVENVGNILLGVVATTMTSGALYRFTPLGGMIRNGLGWNNNNMSNINGGDFRLYDYASEPFNPYPGEEHYIGYHPA